The Sulfurimonas aquatica genomic sequence GTTGAATGATCTTCAATTTCACCAGAAGAAATTTCAATAGGAATTTCAAAATAAAACTTACTGCCATTATTTTGTTCACTTTCTAGCTTAAGTTCTCCACCCATAAGTTCTATTAGTCTAGAGGATATTGTCAAGCCTAAACCAGTACCACCAAATTTTCTAGTAGTAGAGACGTCTTCTTGAGAAAAGGCATCAAATACTTTTATTTGATTCTCTTTTGCTATACCAATACCAGTATCGAGAACAGATACATATAAAAGTCTATCTTTCTCATTAAAGGAAACTTCCAAGATCACGTTTCCTCCAGAACTTGTAAACTTAATAGCATTGCTAATTAAGTTAAAAAGAATTTGTTTGAGTCTATTTTTATCCCCTAAAATATACTCAGGTAAGTTTTTGCTAATGTTGTTTAATAAATTTATATTTTTCTCACTTGCTAACTCTTTAAAAATACTTGGTAAATCATTAAAAAAACTATAAAGCGATATAGGGGCTTTTTCAATTTCCATCTTTCCAGACTCTATCTTAGAAAAATCTAAAATGTCATTAATGAGATTAAGCAGGGTCTCTCCAGAATTTTGAACAATTTGAAACTGTTCTATTCTCTGAGTATCTTTTTCTTCTTTTTGCAACCTTTGAATAAAACCTAACAGACCAGTCATTGGCGTTCTAATTTCATGTGACATATTTGCTAAGAATCTAGATTTTGCCTCACTAGCCGACTCTGCTTCATCTTTTGCACGAGACAATTCTAAAGCTTTTTGCATCTCCACAGTTATATCTCTTACAGAGGCATAAACATACTCGTTACCCTCCATTTTTATCTTTACAACAACAATAGAAGCATCGTAGATAGAGCCATCTTTTCTTTTATGTTTAGTTTGGAACTTAAATGGTTTATAGGGTGTATTTTTCACATGTTCGAGTGATTCTTCTTTTGAATGAAGCACATCCCAATCATATATATGAAGCTCTTTCATCTCTTCAATGGAGTATCCTAACAGCTCAGAGGCAATATTACTGCACTCTATTATCTTACCGTTCATATCCAATATAAAAATGCCATCAGATGCATACTTCATTAAAGCTTTATAGCGTTGCTTCTCCTCACGAAGCGAAGTTTGATACTCTTTTAATTTAGTGATATCTGAAAAGATACCTAACACTCCATAAACTATTCCGTCTTCACTCCTTAGTGGAACTTTTGAAATGGAAACCCATCGTTTTTCACCATTTTTTAAAAGAATTGGCTTTTCTACTTCTATCGCAGAGACACCTGTTTTTAACATACGGATGTCGTTTTCCCTATATTTATCAGCTGAAGCACTCCATGGCATCTCATAATCACTTTTACCGACGATATCATTTTCATCTTCTAAATTTGCATAATTAGCAAAGAGTTTATTGCATCCTAAATAGTTTAAGTTTTTATCTTTCCAAAAAATTCTAACTGGAGCCGTGTTTATAATGTTTTGTATCGTAGCTGTTTGTTTGGCGACCTCTCTCTCAAGGTTTTCGTTGAGCCCGTTAAGTTCTTTTATACCTTTTAAAAGCTCTTTAGTCATAATCTCAAGGGCTTTTTGTAAGTCATCGTACTCCTGAATTGGAGATGAAAAAAACTCAACATTTTCACTTTCAAAAATACTTTTAGAAATTTTTTGACTCTTATGCGCGATTTCATGAATAGAACGAGACATCCATCTACTAACAAAAAATGAAAATATAATTCCAAAGAACATCATGATGTTCAATGAGATAAAAGGCTTCAATCTACCAGACTCAAGATCTTTTACCAACTCTTTAGAAGGGTATTCAAGCGTAAGAACATACTCTTTGTCATCAAGTATTGATACGGTAGAAATATAATAAATTCCACTTTTCCAAAGCTTCATTATCTGCAGGTCGCTATCTGGCAACCAAATATAAAGTCCCTCCACATCTGTCGACAAACTTTTTCCTGTTTTTACATCGCTTGCCATATTGCCATTCATATAGACTATATTTTCATCTTTTCTTTCTAGTTTAAAGTTTCTTTTCTTAAAATGAAAATAATCAAATTCAGGTTTTTTTTGAAGATTAGAATATTGTTCTAAATATTTAAAATACTCCATTGCTTCATTGTGTAGTAGTTTATATAATGCTTCTTCTTTTTCAGATTTCTGGCTGTACCCTTCATATATTATAGGCGCACCTGCAGTAACTGTTATAACTGAGAAAAACACATAAAAAAGTATATTTTTTATACTGACTTTTTTCTCTATTCTATTAATCAATAGTTTAGAATTTAGTTGGAGCAATAAGATTGTTATACCGGCTATTAAAGTATTAAAAACCCCATTGAGAGTTTGCTTTAATGCTATGAAACTAGCTGTGTCAAAATTCATACCTAATTGTTGAGTATAAAAAAACAGTACTAAAGGAGCACCAATGAAGAGCCAATACGCAAAATCAATTAAAACTAGGTTACTTGATACTTTTCGATACAAATAACCTACAAAAATAGCTTCAGCCGTAAAGACTATAAGGGCATATGAGTGCCCCCACAAAAAGGTAGTATACAGCCCACCGATAATTGCTACTATCACACCAGGAACAAAACCAAAAAAAGCAATGCTAAGCATTACAAAAATAGAACCAAATATAAAGTCTACTCCAAAAAAGAAAGGTAGACTAAAATAATTTCCAAAATAAGCGAGAAATGAAAATAAAATAATAAAAGAAATCCTAGGCAAGTATTTAGAATATGGAAACATTAATATCCTTTTTTATTTAGAAGATAATAATTTTGATTTATTATACTCTAAAAAATTAATTTGCTTCAAATATATTTAAACCTCAATATTAATCTTCCAACAACTCTTCTTTGATAATATGTATTTTATTTAGAATAAAATAAATCATGTTACAATAAATAAGTATTTATATTTTTAAGTTTTAAAGGTTTTTTGTATATGAAACACAATATTACCGTATCAATATACATTGCCATAGTAATTGGCCTAATGCTTTCTTTTACAACCTTTTACTTTATATCTAATGCTGAACAAGTAAAAATTCAAAACCAACTTGAGTTCAAAGCAAAAAATCGTTTAAATGCGCTTGCAATGAATGTAGAACGCCATATTGACACTCTTAACTCACTTGCTTCATTTTTTAATAGTTCTGAGTTTATATCTAGAGAAGAATTTAAAAACTTCACACAATTAACCTTAGAGCGAAATCCTTCAATCTCTGCACTTTCATGGAATCCTTTAGTTTTAGATTCTAAAAAGCAAAACTATATTGATAGGGCACTTAAAGATGATATTGATGATTTTAAAATAACTGGATTAAGCGAGTATGGAAAAAGAGTTTCAAGTCTTAAAAAAGATAGTTATACGCCTATATATTATATAGAACCACATACTCAGAACAAACTAGCGATGGGATTTGACATATCTTCGCATAAAGATCTAACAGAGGCAATCACTCTCGCGCGTGAAAGTAAAAAAACAGTACTTACTCACAAAGTAAAGCTTGATCAAAAAAAAGAAAATTCTTATTCTTACTTGATACTTAAGGCTGTTTATGAACAAGGCGCACCAACTCAAACCATCACACAAAGAAATAAGTACTATAAAGGCTTAGTTATAGGTGTCTTTGATTTTGATCTATTAATGAAAATGAGTATATCAAATATAGAACCTGCAGGAATACATGTTTTACTGTCAGAACTAAATTCTGATTCTGATAAGCAGCTTTTAGATTACCATATCTCTAGAACTGCTGATGCATCCAAGGAGTTCATTCCAAAAAATAGAGAAGGGATGCTCAAAGGCTTATTTTGGGAGAGAACGATAGATATACTTGAACATCAATGGACTATTACAGTTGTTCCATCTAATTTTTTTATACAAAAATACAAATCATTAGACTCAATTATATTTTTAATAATAGGTCTAGCCATGACTTTGTTATTTGTTTTATATCTCTTAAGTATCAAAAAAAATTACTCCATAATTGAAGATTATAATAGTAACCTTGAAGAAAAAGTGAGAGTAAGAACAGGTGAACTTGAAATTGCCTCTCGTGCAAAATCAGACTTTTTAGCAAATATGTCTCATGAGATACGCACGCCTTTAAACGCTATAGTTGGATTTATAGACATGCTATATAAAAGTGAAACAGATATTTCAAAACAAAAAAAATTCCAAACTATTAAAGAGTCTAGTAATACACTACTTGGAATCATTAACGACATACTCGACTTTTCAAAAATAGAGATCCATAAACTTGTGATTGAAAGTGTTTCATTCAATATTAAAAACATTCTCAATCAAACAGTAGAACTCTATTTTGATGTTGCTAAGAATAAAAACATTTCCATACATTTTGAACTCGATGAAAACTTACCGACTTATATATTGGGAGATGCGACACGTATAAAACAAGTTTTATCTAACCTTTTAAGCAATGCCATAAAATTTGCAAATGAAGATACTATTGTAATTGTTAATGTAAGCTATTTAGAGGCTTCTAAAGAACTTTATTGCGAAATTATTGATGAAGGCATAGGTATCGAAGAGGAGTTGCTAAAAAATATATTTAATTCATTTGAACAGGCTGATAGTAGCACAACAAGAAAATATGGTGGTACCGGATTGGGACTTTCAATAAGTAAAGCGTTGATAGAATTAATGGGCGGTAAAATTAATGTTGAAAGTAGGATTAATATTGGTAGTAAATTTTATTTTGCAATTCCACTGGTTGCCTCGGCTGAAATATGTAATGAAGTAGATGTAAGCACTCATGAGCCTCTTCAATTAAAGGGACGAATCCTCATCGCAGAAGATAATAAAACAAATCAATTGCTTTTATCAGTGATACTTGATGATTTAAACCTTCAATACGATATCGTAGAAGATGGCTTACAAGCTGTAGAAGCCATTAAACATCAAGTATATGATCTAATACTTATGGATGAAAATATGCCTGTACTCAATGGAACTGATGCTACTAAAATAATAAGAAACCAAGAAACTCAAAATGATATACCAATTATTGCCGTTACTGCAAATGCGCTAAAAGGTGATAAAGAGAAATTTTTATCTGTTGGCATGAATGCATATCTTTCAAAACCTATTGATATTACAAAACTAGAATTACTACTAAGAAAATATTTAAGTTAGTTTTTCTAAGTAATGCTCACTCCAAAAAATTTGAGATTTAAAGCAACTGACTTATTTGTAAATCTCAATTATATATCCTTCTTTAGTAAGTTATATAGGCATAGCTATATATCTAATACTTCAAAATTACTTCTAATATTAAATTAATCTTAAATATAGACTATTAATTATAATTCTTAAAGCAGAATAAAGATATCTAGAATGCTTTAAAGAATTCTAAGAGAAACTAGATTTATAACATTGTTATTCTGCTATACACTCCTAGTAGTAAGCTTGACATACTTTCAGAATTTGTATTTATTCATTTAAGCGGATTATACATTCATATTATTTACGTTTTAAACGTACTAAAAGGACAAATCAAGTGAAAACATTCAAACAATATTCAAGTTTAACGATTTTTTCTATGCTCTTTATTCTAAGTATCTTTGCAGTGGGGTGTAGTGAAGACACTACTGATACTGAAACTACTATAGACTCTGTACCTGCAACAGTAAGTTCCATATATCCAAGTGCTAATACAACCGATGTGCCGATTGATAGAAGTATTAGTGTTCTATTTAATGAAGCTCTTGAGCCTTTATCCGTGAGTGATGCTACATTTACATTGGCTACGACTGGTCCTACATCTGTTGCTGGTGTAGTAACTTATTCTGGTAAAAGTATAGTTTTTAGTCCAGATGCCAATCTTTCTCCAAATACTCAATATATTGTCACAATTACTACTGGTGTGAAGGACTTAGCTGGTAATGCTATGGCAAATGAATATGTATGGCGTTTTACAACAGGAGCGGGTTTAGCATCAGTTTTAGTACCAGTAAATCTCGGTACTTCAGTAAATTATGTGATTCTAGCTAAAACGGCGGTATCCACTACCGGCACTACAGCAATTACAGGGGATGTAGGAGTAAGTCCGGCTGCAAGGTCTTACATAACTGGATTTTCTGATACACTCTTTAGCGATGGAACATATGCAACATCACCTTTAGTTACAGGAAAGATTTATGCATCTAATATGACAGTACCCACTCCAACCAACCTCACAACAGCAATAAGCGATATGGAAACTGCATATACAGATGCAGCTGGACGTACGTTACCTGATTATACTGAGCTCCATGCTGGTAATATAAGTGGTAAAATTCTTTCTCCAGGCCTTTATAAATGGGGAACAGGTGTTTTAATAACAGATGTAGGCGTAACTATTTCAGGTAGCGCGACTGATGTCTGGATTTTTCAGATATCAGAGAATCTTACCGTGAACAATGGTGCCATCCTGACTCTCGCCGGTGGCGCATTGGCGAAAAATATTTTCTGGCAAGTTGCAGGAGGAGTAGGCGTTTCTCTTGGAACAACGGCAGATTTTAAAGGTATAGTGTTAGCACAAAAAGGCATAGTAGTAAAAACTGGAGCAAAAGTTAATGGTAGACTTTTAGCACAGACAGCAGTTACTCTTGATGCAAACACTCTCACACAGCCTTAATAAAGCTGCACACTCTATAAAAAAATTAAAGGAAAGTATATGAAAATTTCTAAACTTATTTTATCATTTATTTTAAGTATATCTCTATTTGCTGGTGTTTTATCAGCACAAATGGCTTCGACTGAAGCAGTTGTTGCAAACACCGTCTCTGTATCTTCAAAAGAGAAACTAGCGCAGATTATCTCTCGTGAGGATGTTACAAAAAGATTTGAGGAGTTAGGTGTAGATCCACAAATGATTGAAGCTAGAGTTGCTTCGATGACTAATGAAGAAGCGTCAAAAGTAGCATTTCAAATAGATACGTTACCAGCTGGTGCAGATGCAGGTATGTCTCTAGTAGGTGCCGTAGTTTTTATTTTTATAGTTTTACTGGTTACTGATATTCTTGGAGTAACAAAAGTTTTTAACTTTACTAAACCTATAACAAATAACTAAGTACTAAAGTGAGTATCAACAAGAAGCTCTCTTTATTTTTTACACTAGTCACCTTGATTTTTTCAAGTGGCTGTGTACCTAAGAATCCTCTACCTTTAGAGAGCAACTACACATCCTCAAATATCAATGTCCCCTATATTTCACCGCGATCAGAGCTTTGTGCTTCAACATCAATTGAAATGGTTTCTTCTTACTGGCAATCAATTATTTCTTATGAACCACATCTAACACTCAAAGAATTGGATAAGAGAACATTAATACCTAGTAAAGGTGGCACTTTACAAATAGAACTAATCTCTGCAGCAAGAGCTAATGGCTTCATTGTTTATCCTTTAGAGCCAACATTTGACGCGCTTCTCAGTGAACTTTTAGCATATCATCCTGTGATTGTATTGGTAAACCGTAGTTACTCATGGTATCCACTTTGGCATTATGCCCCAATTACGGGATATGATTCCAAGACAGAGACTATATTGACGCATTTTGCGGATAAACCAAATGAAGCAGTGAGTATTGGTACTTTTGCAGCCTTATGGCAAAGAAGTGAAAATTGGGGAGTTGTTCTTTTACCTCCAGGAGAACTACCTGCAACTGCTTCAGCAAAAAAGTTTCTGCATGCTACTTACGATCTTGAAAAAATGGGAATGATGGATGAAGCTATTATGTCTTATAAAAGTGCCCTTGTTCGTTGGCCAGAAGATACAGATATATTATTTGCACTGGGAAATGCTTATTATAGCTCTAATCAGATAAGTAATGCAGAAGAGATATATCGTAGAATTTTATCAATAGATTTTACATATTCTCTTGCCATTAATAATTTGGCAGACCTACTATGCCACACTGATAGACCTGCTGAGGCATTAAAATTAATCAACATGGCTGTGACAGATGACTTAGAAATAGATTCAATTATACAAAGCACTCGTAAAGAGATAAGCAGAGGCTGTATTTATACTAGACCCTAGCTCTCATATTAAAGTACTTTTTATTATTTTCTTCACACTTCTTGCCACTATCGACGTTTTCCCGAGAGCATAAATAGACTACCTAGAAAACTTCGTCTTGGCAGTAAATCGGGACCTTCATAAACACTCTTTAGATCAGATATAGAATAGACTGCACTCTTATCAAGCTCTTTAATCAACTCAATAAGAGCAGGAACGTTACGTCTCTTTTCAATAATAAGTAATAATTCCACAGGATGGGTCTCTCCCATATCACCATCAAAAGCAACAACTTTGAAATTGCGCTTTCGTAATTCGTCTGCAAGTACGTCACGGTTAAATGATATGCAACGAATAAGTTCATCACCAATAGCGAAACTACTTTCAATCAATATGCCCACATAATTACCCACGGCAAAACCACTAGCATACGCTAATGCGAGATACCACTGATCAAGATTAGTCAAAACTTGAGATGCCGCAAGCAACCAAATCATAATTTCAAAAAAACCAATAAACGAGGCTAAGATTTTTT encodes the following:
- a CDS encoding ATP-binding protein, with the translated sequence MFPYSKYLPRISFIILFSFLAYFGNYFSLPFFFGVDFIFGSIFVMLSIAFFGFVPGVIVAIIGGLYTTFLWGHSYALIVFTAEAIFVGYLYRKVSSNLVLIDFAYWLFIGAPLVLFFYTQQLGMNFDTASFIALKQTLNGVFNTLIAGITILLLQLNSKLLINRIEKKVSIKNILFYVFFSVITVTAGAPIIYEGYSQKSEKEEALYKLLHNEAMEYFKYLEQYSNLQKKPEFDYFHFKKRNFKLERKDENIVYMNGNMASDVKTGKSLSTDVEGLYIWLPDSDLQIMKLWKSGIYYISTVSILDDKEYVLTLEYPSKELVKDLESGRLKPFISLNIMMFFGIIFSFFVSRWMSRSIHEIAHKSQKISKSIFESENVEFFSSPIQEYDDLQKALEIMTKELLKGIKELNGLNENLEREVAKQTATIQNIINTAPVRIFWKDKNLNYLGCNKLFANYANLEDENDIVGKSDYEMPWSASADKYRENDIRMLKTGVSAIEVEKPILLKNGEKRWVSISKVPLRSEDGIVYGVLGIFSDITKLKEYQTSLREEKQRYKALMKYASDGIFILDMNGKIIECSNIASELLGYSIEEMKELHIYDWDVLHSKEESLEHVKNTPYKPFKFQTKHKRKDGSIYDASIVVVKIKMEGNEYVYASVRDITVEMQKALELSRAKDEAESASEAKSRFLANMSHEIRTPMTGLLGFIQRLQKEEKDTQRIEQFQIVQNSGETLLNLINDILDFSKIESGKMEIEKAPISLYSFFNDLPSIFKELASEKNINLLNNISKNLPEYILGDKNRLKQILFNLISNAIKFTSSGGNVILEVSFNEKDRLLYVSVLDTGIGIAKENQIKVFDAFSQEDVSTTRKFGGTGLGLTISSRLIELMGGELKLESEQNNGSKFYFEIPIEISSGEIEDHSTKDIGEDISFKGHVLVVEDNKTNQLLMGMILDDFDISYDIANDGEEAVLKCKSQKYDMVLMDENMPVLNGIGATKLIRKLEHYVSTPIIAVTANALMGDKEKFLNAGMNGYISKPYSEDDIVKILTQYLS
- a CDS encoding CHASE domain-containing protein, with the protein product MKHNITVSIYIAIVIGLMLSFTTFYFISNAEQVKIQNQLEFKAKNRLNALAMNVERHIDTLNSLASFFNSSEFISREEFKNFTQLTLERNPSISALSWNPLVLDSKKQNYIDRALKDDIDDFKITGLSEYGKRVSSLKKDSYTPIYYIEPHTQNKLAMGFDISSHKDLTEAITLARESKKTVLTHKVKLDQKKENSYSYLILKAVYEQGAPTQTITQRNKYYKGLVIGVFDFDLLMKMSISNIEPAGIHVLLSELNSDSDKQLLDYHISRTADASKEFIPKNREGMLKGLFWERTIDILEHQWTITVVPSNFFIQKYKSLDSIIFLIIGLAMTLLFVLYLLSIKKNYSIIEDYNSNLEEKVRVRTGELEIASRAKSDFLANMSHEIRTPLNAIVGFIDMLYKSETDISKQKKFQTIKESSNTLLGIINDILDFSKIEIHKLVIESVSFNIKNILNQTVELYFDVAKNKNISIHFELDENLPTYILGDATRIKQVLSNLLSNAIKFANEDTIVIVNVSYLEASKELYCEIIDEGIGIEEELLKNIFNSFEQADSSTTRKYGGTGLGLSISKALIELMGGKINVESRINIGSKFYFAIPLVASAEICNEVDVSTHEPLQLKGRILIAEDNKTNQLLLSVILDDLNLQYDIVEDGLQAVEAIKHQVYDLILMDENMPVLNGTDATKIIRNQETQNDIPIIAVTANALKGDKEKFLSVGMNAYLSKPIDITKLELLLRKYLS
- a CDS encoding ice-binding family protein, encoding MKTFKQYSSLTIFSMLFILSIFAVGCSEDTTDTETTIDSVPATVSSIYPSANTTDVPIDRSISVLFNEALEPLSVSDATFTLATTGPTSVAGVVTYSGKSIVFSPDANLSPNTQYIVTITTGVKDLAGNAMANEYVWRFTTGAGLASVLVPVNLGTSVNYVILAKTAVSTTGTTAITGDVGVSPAARSYITGFSDTLFSDGTYATSPLVTGKIYASNMTVPTPTNLTTAISDMETAYTDAAGRTLPDYTELHAGNISGKILSPGLYKWGTGVLITDVGVTISGSATDVWIFQISENLTVNNGAILTLAGGALAKNIFWQVAGGVGVSLGTTADFKGIVLAQKGIVVKTGAKVNGRLLAQTAVTLDANTLTQP
- a CDS encoding PA2779 family protein, producing the protein MKISKLILSFILSISLFAGVLSAQMASTEAVVANTVSVSSKEKLAQIISREDVTKRFEELGVDPQMIEARVASMTNEEASKVAFQIDTLPAGADAGMSLVGAVVFIFIVLLVTDILGVTKVFNFTKPITNN
- a CDS encoding PA2778 family cysteine peptidase encodes the protein MSINKKLSLFFTLVTLIFSSGCVPKNPLPLESNYTSSNINVPYISPRSELCASTSIEMVSSYWQSIISYEPHLTLKELDKRTLIPSKGGTLQIELISAARANGFIVYPLEPTFDALLSELLAYHPVIVLVNRSYSWYPLWHYAPITGYDSKTETILTHFADKPNEAVSIGTFAALWQRSENWGVVLLPPGELPATASAKKFLHATYDLEKMGMMDEAIMSYKSALVRWPEDTDILFALGNAYYSSNQISNAEEIYRRILSIDFTYSLAINNLADLLCHTDRPAEALKLINMAVTDDLEIDSIIQSTRKEISRGCIYTRP
- a CDS encoding DUF2179 domain-containing protein; this translates as MSELLIEYPYLLAPLIFLARVADVSLGTFRTIVVFRGQKILASFIGFFEIMIWLLAASQVLTNLDQWYLALAYASGFAVGNYVGILIESSFAIGDELIRCISFNRDVLADELRKRNFKVVAFDGDMGETHPVELLLIIEKRRNVPALIELIKELDKSAVYSISDLKSVYEGPDLLPRRSFLGSLFMLSGKRR